A region from the Rosa rugosa chromosome 6, drRosRugo1.1, whole genome shotgun sequence genome encodes:
- the LOC133715836 gene encoding linoleate 13S-lipoxygenase 2-1, chloroplastic-like — MNSQLQQGPHYDDQVSNDVLKPAEYQVVLTIKAVVTVIATAGGFRSTIGIIRHLEDLAGKTLLLELVSAKLDPKTGKEKEAIKGHSHRVRRDVEEVIYESEFSIPAGFGEIGAVLVENEHHKEIYIQTIDLTGFPNASTLSIPCTSWVHSKHYNAQKRVFFTNKSYLPSDTPSGLKRLREMELQNLRGNGDGERKTSDRIYDYDKYNDLGVPDSKLARPVLGGKELPYPRRCRTGRPRTEKDPLSEERSTSVYIPRDEAFSEEKHLTFSGKTLKSVLHALLPQLEISLIDRDLGFPLFEEIDSLFNEGIALPKPKTNGFLGSVIPRLVKAVSDGQNDLLLFETPAMLDRDKFSWFSDEEFSRQTLAGLNPFSIELVKEWPLKSKLDPEINGTPESLITTELVEKEIKGFMTVNEALDKKKLFLLDYHDLLIPLVNKVREIEGTTLYGSRTVFFLTENGSLRPIAIELTRPPIGDKPQWKQVFVPCWDATGAWLWRLAKAHVCAHDSGYHQLVIHWLRTHCVTEPYIIAANRQMSAMHPIYRLLCPHFRYTMEINALARESLINAGGVIESSFSPGKYSMELSSAAYDQLWRFDMEALPADLIRRGMAVEDPTAKHGLKLTIEDYPFANDGLILWDAINQWVSDYVKHYYPDVGLVKCDQELQGWWTEVRTKGHEDKKDEPWWPVLKTPEDLIHVLTTIIWVTSGHHAAVNFGQYTYAGYFPNRPTIARTNMPCEDPSEEVVNTFMTKPGTILLNCFPSKIQATTVMAVLDVLSTHSPEEEYIGEILEPSWTENPVIMDAFECFKDSLKELERIINQRNADKNLKNRVGAGVVPYELLKPFSKQGVTGMGVPNSISI, encoded by the exons AGACGGGAAAAGAGAAGGAAGCGATCAAGGGGCACTCGCACAGAGTGAGGAGAGACGTTGAGGAGGtgatatatgagagtgagttcAGCATCCCAGCAGGTTTTGGAGAGATTGGAGCTGTTCTGGTTGAGAATGAGCACCACAAGGAGATTTACATCCAGACCATCGACCTCACCGGCTTCCCAAATGCCTCCACTCTCTCCATTCCTTGTACCTCATGGGTTCATTCCAAACATTATAATGCACAGAAGAGAGTTTTCTTCACCAACAAG TCTTACTTGCCATCAGACACTCCAAGTGGGTTGAAGAGGCTAAGAGAAATGGAGCTGCAAAATTTGCGAGGAAATGGAGACGGCGAAAGAAAAACATCGGACAGGATTTACGATTATGATAAATATAATGATCTCGGAGTTCCAGATAGCAAACTGGCTAGGCCAGTCCTGGGAGGCAAAGAGCTTCCCTACCCTAGGCGCTGCAGAACAGGACGTCCACGCACTGAAAAGG ACCCATTATCTGAAGAAAGAAGCACCAGTGTGTATATACCAAGAGATGAAGCGTTTTCAGAGGAGAAACATCTGACATTCTCAGGAAAGACACTAAAATCTGTGCTGCACGCTTTGCTCCCTCAGCTTGAGATATCACTTATTGATCGGGACTTGGGATTTCCACTCTTCGAAGAAATAGATTCATTGTTTAATGAAGGCATTGCATTGCCTAAGCCAAAAACAAACGGTTTTTTGGGGTCAGTCATTCCAAGGCTAGTGAAGGCTGTCAGTGATGGGCAGAACGATCTTTTGCTCTTTGAGACCCCTGCAATGCTTGACC GTGATAAATTTTCTTGGTTCAGCGATGAAGAATTTTCTCGGCAAACTCTAGCTGGTCTTAATCCATTTAGTATTGAGCTAGTTAAG GAATGGCCACTGAAAAGTAAACTTGACCCTGAGATTAACGGCACCCCTGAATCATTGATTACTACTGAACTGGTGGAGAAAGAGATCAAGGGTTTCATGACTGTCAATGAG GCCTTGGACAAAAAGAAGCTGTTTCTTTTGGATTATCATGACCTGCTCATTCCTTTAGTGAATAAAGTGAGAGAAATTGAAGGGACCACATTGTATGGTTCTCGGACAGTATTCTTTCTCACTGAGAATGGCTCACTGAGGCCTATTGCTATTGAACTTACTCGGCCACCAATTGGTGACAAGCCACAATGGAAGCAAGTCTTCGTCCCATGCTGGGATGCCACCGGTGCCTGGCTATGGAGGCTTGCTAAAGCTCATGTTTGTGCTCATGACTCTGGCTATCATCAGCTTGTGATCCACTG GCTGCGGACTCATTGTGTGACAGAGCCATACATAATTGCAGCGAATCGGCAAATGAGTGCCATGCATCCCATTTATAGGCTTCTTTGTCCTCATTTTCGGTATACAATGGAAATCAATGCTCTGGCTCGAGAAAGCCTCATTAACGCAGGCGGAGTCATTGAGAGTAGCTTTTCACCAGGAAAGTACTCCATGGAGCTCAGTTCTGCTGCGTATGACCAGCTCTGGCGCTTTGACATGGAAGCTTTGCCAGCCGATCTGATAAGAAG GGGAATGGCAGTTGAGGATCCTACAGCCAAGCATGGTCTGAAGCTAACAATTGAAGACTATCCTTTTGCAAACGATGGTCTTATTCTTTGGGATGCCATTAACCAGTGGGTGAGCGACTATGTAAAACACTACTACCCAGACGTTGGTCTTGTTAAATGTGATCAGGAGCTTCAGGGTTGGTGGACAGAAGTTAGAACTAAAGGCCATGAAGACAAAAAAGATGAGCCGTGGTGGCCTGTTTTGAAAACCCCAGAAGATCTCATTCATGTTTTGACAACAATAATTTGGGTGACATCTGGTCATCATGCAGCAGTGAACTTTGGTCAGTACACATACGCTGGATACTTTCCAAACCGACCTACAATAGCTAGAACCAACATGCCATGTGAAGATCCATCCGAGGAGGTTGTCAATACTTTTATGACGAAACCCGGAACAATACTGCTAAACTGCTTTCCCTCAAAGATTCAAGCAACAACAGTGATGGCTGTGTTAGATGTGTTATCGACACATTCACCTGAAGAGGAGTATATTGGTGAGATTTTGGAGCCATCTTGGACTGAAAATCCTGTTATAATGGATGCATTCGAGTGTTTCAAAGACAGTTTAAAAGAGCTAGAAAGAATTATTAATCAGAGGAACGCCGATAAGAACCTGAAAAACAGAGTTGGAGCAGGGGTTGTTCCATATGAGCTTCTGAAACCATTCTCAAAACAAGGGGTCACAGGAATGGGAGTCCCTAATAGCATCTCCATCTAA